A single region of the Raphanus sativus cultivar WK10039 chromosome 1, ASM80110v3, whole genome shotgun sequence genome encodes:
- the LOC108844329 gene encoding LOW QUALITY PROTEIN: receptor-like protein 30 (The sequence of the model RefSeq protein was modified relative to this genomic sequence to represent the inferred CDS: substituted 1 base at 1 genomic stop codon), translating into MSPINITQLITYRTNFRKKRMMMISSQSYFFLFISLIFNTLASPTHQRDALLEFKNEFPFNASDPHAPSEAPLSSWNTSNSDDHCSWEGVTCNAHSSEVISLVLEYTYLNGSLKANTNLLELHHLQHLTLFSCDLIGEIPSSIGNLSHLKHLNISDNNFLTGEIPSSIGNLSYLSFLDLSHNYLGGKIPSSLGNLSRLTVLDLSDNRLIGEVPPSIGNLNQLTIMSCYSNKLNGTIPSSFSNFNKMSYLLLTGNQFSGGDLPRILSNLTSLSYLDISDNHFKSKLPSNMSGLHNLEVFRVSSNSLVGTFPTSLFTIPSLKEVYLSENQLEGPLEFWNTSSSSELQSLDLASNNFNGPILEDISRFLKLEFIDLSNNSFIGPIPRSMPELVSLTMLDLSYNMLEGQVPSFLWRLDKLMLSHNSFSSFEESPEVVVNGSHSDDLGSDSFQGLVSEVDLSSNALQGLIPQWICKSTSLSFLDLSNNHLSGSIPSCLMNSAASLGDILLRNNTLSGSLPEIFTNATKLRSLDVSRNQLSGKLPKSLMNCKFMEYLNLKRNKFKDTFPSWLGYLGELRVLFLGSNALYGPISSHIGFPSLRVIDISNNSFGGTLPQDYFVNWREMSLVGEEENVMYSDGIDTFMSRMGGLSYEDSMDMMYKGVETEFSRILLAYKAIDFSGNKFTGRIPKSVGLLKELRHFNFSRNEFTGSIPSTLANITHLEALDLSHNKLSGNIPSDLANLSFVSYLDFSHNLLXGLVPRSTQFQRQHCSSFEDNLGLYGLEELCGPIHVPHSTSGDSQQSEEFSSEEAEEVLNWIAAAIAFGPGVFCGLVIGHIFFTSHKHIWFMEKFGGNCPGGIIKVR; encoded by the coding sequence ATGAGCCCCATAAACATTACACAACTCATTACTTACCGCACAAACTTCAGAAAAAaaaggatgatgatgatttcTAGCCAatcttatttcttcttatttatttCCCTTATATTCAACACTCTTGCTTCTCCTACGCACCAAAGGGACGCTCTTTTGGAGTTCAAAAATGAGTTCCCGTTCAATGCATCAGACCCACATGCTCCTTCTGAAGCTCCTTTAAGTTCGTGGAACACAAGCAATAGTGATGATCACTGTTCCTGGGAAGGTGTCACATGCAACGCTCATTCCAGTGAGGTGATATCACTCGTCCTTGAGTACACATATCTCAATGGTTCTTTGAAAGCAAACACTAATCTCTTAGAACTCCATCATCTTCAGCACCTAACCCTTTTCAGTTGCGATCTCATAGGAGAGATTCCTTCTTCAATAGGAAACCTTTCTCATCTCAAACACCTTAACATTTCTGATAATAATTTCCTGACCGGTGAAATTCCATCCTCTATAGGAAACCTTTCTTATCTAAGTTTTCTTGACCTCTCTCATAATTATTTGGGAGGTAAAATTCCATCTTCACTAGGAAATTTGTCCCGTCTCACAGTTCTTGATCTTAGTGACAATCGCTTGATAGGTGAAGTTCCGCCTTCAATTGGCAATCTAAACCAGCTAACAATTATGAGCTGTTACTCAAATAAACTGAATGGTACAATTCCTAgttcattttcaaatttcaacaAGATGTCCTATTTACTTCTCACAGGTAATCAGTTCTCCGGTGGAGATTTACCTCGTATACTGTCAAACTTAACCAGCTTGTCCTATTTAGACATTTCCGATAATCATTTCAAATCCAAGCTTCCATCTAACATGAGTGGACTCCATAACTTGGAGGTATTTAGAGTGAGTAGTAACTCTTTAGTCGGGACTTTTCCTACATCTCTGTTTACGATTCCTTCACTAAAAGAGGTTTATTTGAGTGAAAACCAATTAGAGGGACCCTTAGAGTTTTGGAATACATCCTCATCTTCTGAGTTACAATCACTAGACCTTGCTTCTAACAACTTCAACGGACCAATCTTAGAAGATATATCTCGATTTCTCAAACTAGAGTTCATAGATCTTAGCAATAACAGTTTCATTGGTCCAATCCCTAGATCTATGCCTGAATTAGTCTCCCTCACGATGCTAGACCTCTCTTATAATATGTTGGAAGGTCAAGTACCAAGTTTCTTGTGGAGGCTAGACAAGTTGATGCTTTCTCATAATTCTTTCAGTAGCTTCGAGGAATCACCTGAAGTTGTCGTCAATGGAAGTCACTCTGATGATCTTGGATCAGATTCATTCCAAGGACTAGTATCAGAAGTTGATCTTAGTTCAAATGCACTCCAAGGACTAATTCCCCAATGGATATGTAAGTCTACATCATTGAGCTTCTTAGATCTGTCAAACAACCATCTCTCTGGTTCTATTCCTTCATGTTTGATGAATTCCGCTGCTTCTCTTGGCGATATACTTCTAAGAAACAACACCTTGAGTGGATCCCTTCCAGAGATCTTTACCAATGCCACCAAGTTACGATCGCTAGACGTTAGCCGTAACCAGTTATCGGGGAAGCTTCCAAAATCTTTGATGAACTGCAAGTTTATGGAATATCTGAATCTGAAAAGAAACAAGTTCAAAGACACGTTCCCATCTTGGCTGGGATATTTGGGAGAGTTACGTGTTTTGTTTCTCGGATCAAATGCATTATATGGTCCAATCTCTTCACATATTGGGTTTCCAAGTCTGCGAGTCATTGACATATCGAACAATAGCTTCGGTGGAACACTGCCACAAGATTATTTTGTGAACTGGCGTGAAATGTCATTGGTGGGGGAAGAGGAAAATGTAATGTATAGTGACGGCATAGATACATTTATGTCACGTATGGGGGGATTAAGCTATGAGGATTCGATGGATATGATGTATAAAGGTGTAGAGACAGAGTTTTCTCGGATCTTACTTGCGTACAAAGCTATCGATTTTTCTGGAAACAAATTTACGGGACGGATCCCTAAATCAGTTGGCTTGTTGAAGGAACTGCGTCACTTCAACTTTTCAAGAAATGAATTTACAGGCAGTATCCCGTCAACTTTGGCAAATATAACACATCTAGAAGCACTAGACCTCTCTCATAATAAGCTTTCCGGTAATATTCCTTCTGATCTTGCCAACCTCTCCTTCGTGTCATACTTGGACTTCTCCCACAACCTTCTCTAAGGTCTTGTTCCACGAAGCACTCAGTTTCAAAGGCAACACTGTTCTTCGTTCGAGGACAATCTTGGACTCTACGGTCTCGAGGAACTATGTGGACCGATCCACGTTCCTCATTCTACATCGGGAGATTCACAACAATCCGAGGAATTTTCATCCGAGGAGGCAGAAGAAGTGTTGAACTGGATAGCAGCTGCAATAGCCTTCGGACCTGGTGTGTTCTGTGGACTGGTGATCGGACATATCTTCTTTACTTCACACAAACACATATGGTTCATGGAAAAGTTCGGTGGAAACTGTCCCGGTGGCATCATCAAAGTTCGTTAA
- the LOC108855538 gene encoding probable protein phosphatase 2C 8, whose protein sequence is MEKANQKHAADSFSSEDLISPRVKKAKKSEETGCDSSKDPRISSGAGDEKQEIPVGGEAVGNRAEEEGSSSCISEEKKKGFVFEADVAEDKGARQTMEDVSVVLPDASLDLPGNLRCGHFAIYDGHGGRLAAEFAKKHLHLNVLSAGLPRELLDVKVAKKAILDGFRKTDELLLQESVSGGWQDGATAVCVWIVDQKVFIANIGDAKAVLARSSPTDESGNHTEACSPLKAIVLTREHKAIYPQERSRIQKSGGVVSSNGRLQGRLEVSRAFGDRQFKKFGVIATPDIHAFELTERENFMILGCDGLWEVFGPSDAVGFVQKLLKDGLPVSTISRRLVKEAVKERRCKDNCTAIVIVFKRE, encoded by the exons ATGGAGAAAGCGAACCAGAAACACGCGGCTGACTCGTTCTCCAGCGAGGATTTGATCTCTCCGCGGGTGAAGAAGGCTAAGAAGTCAGAAGAGACCGGATGTGACAGTAGTAAAGATCCGAGAATCTCCAGTGGCGCAGGAGACGAGAAGCAGGAGATTCCCGTAGGTGGAGAAGCCGTAGGTAATAGAGCGGAGGAAGAAGGTAGCTCGAGCTGTATAagtgaggagaagaagaaaggattTGTCTTTGAAGCTGATGTTGCTGAAGACAAAGGAGCAAGGCAGACAATGGAAGATGTTTCGGTTGTTCTGCCCGATGCTTCTTTGGATCTCCCAGGGAATCTTAG GTGTGGTCATTTTGCGATATATGATGGGCATGGTGGTCGTTTAGCTGCAGAGTTTGCTAAGAAGCATCTTCACCTCAACGTTCTTTCAGCTGGGTTACCACGTGAGTTG CTGGACGTCAAAGTTGCTAAGAAAGCCATACTTGATG GTTTCCGGAAAACTGATGAGTTGCTCCTACAAGAAAGTGTTTCAG GAGGATGGCAAGATGGCGCCACAGCAGTGTGTGTCTGGATAGTTGATCAAAAG GTTTTCATTGCCAATATTGGTGATGCTAAGGCTGTTTTGGCACGATCCTCTCCTACCGACGAATCAGGGAATCATACAGAAGCATGTTCTCCACTCAAAGCAATCGTTTTGACGAGAGAGCATAAAGCCATTTATCCACAGGAGCGTTCTCGCATTCAAAag TCAGGTGGTGTTGTAAGCTCAAATGGAAGGTTACAAGGACGTCTTGAGGTTTCTAGAGCTTTTGGTGATCGTCAATTCAAGAAG TTTGGTGTCATTGCAACTCCGGACATTCATGCGTTTGAATTGACTGAGAGAGAAAACTTCATGATTCTTGGTTGTGATGGGTTGTGGGAA GTGTTTGGACCAAGTGATGCTGTTGGATTTGTTCAGAAACTCTTGAAG GATGGGTTGCCTGTAAGCACAATCAGTCGGCGTCTTGTAAAGGAAGCTGTTAAAGAACGTCGTTGCAAAGACAATTGCACAGCGATCGTGATTGTCTTCAAACGCGAATGA
- the LOC130511629 gene encoding eukaryotic peptide chain release factor GTP-binding subunit-like, with the protein MTKKTGEGATSELTELRNLIIETQTATQSSIQQLGDVVGALTARLDALTTRLNRQAQPLVHATPPPPQQQFTPQHHQPLQHPPQHHHQHNPAPFQQLRHQQPVPPVTEFVAQLQFLELLDNVIVTAGYKAILHIHEAVEECEIIELISQIDKKTRKPMKKKLFFVKNGAVVVCRIQVTNPIRVEKFSDFPQLGRFTLRTHDEGKIIAVGKVTALSGVSSSA; encoded by the exons ATGACTAAGAAGACAGGAGAGGGAGCCACGTCAGAATTAACTGAGCTACGAAACCTAATCATTGAGACGCAGACAGCAACGCAATCATCCATCCAACAACTAGGCGATGTAGTAGGCGCGTTAACAGCCCGCCTCGACGCCTTGACGACACGTTTAAACCGTCAAGCCCAACCCCTCGTTCATGCTACACCCCCACCACCTCAGCAACAATTTACTCCACAGCATCATCAACCACTGCAACACCCAccacaacatcaccatcaacaCAATCCCGCTCCATTCCAACAACTTCGACATCAACAACCTGTACCTCCCGTAACCGAGTTCGTTGCCCAACTACAATTCCTTGAGCTGCTTGACAAT GTGATTGTTACAGCTGGTTACAAGGCTATTCTCCACATTCATGAGGCCGTCGAGGAATGTGAGATAATTGAACTGATAAGCCAAATTGATAAGAAGACTAGGAAACCCatgaaaaaaaagttattttttgtGAAGAATGGTGCTGTTGTTGTCTGCCGTATACAG GTTACCAATCCAATCCGTGTTGAAAAATTCTCAGATTTCCCGCAACTTGGAAGATTCACTCTACGAACTCATGATGAAG GAAAAATAATTGCTGTTGGAAAAGTGACTGCGCTCTCAGGTGTTTCCTCAAGCGCTTGA
- the LOC108852090 gene encoding uncharacterized protein LOC108852090 isoform X2, whose translation MDIEDDIRALQLDSAEENNGAGVVIPADQNTDGAEILDKMEEDLKDEIRESAPVPDVQQASEDHDQEVLHPVHNPAKAKEKAAQEKAAKEEAEEEAEANKKRHLNVVFIGHVDAGKSTIGGQILFLSGQVDDRQIQKYEKEAKEKSRESWYMAYIMDTNEEERAKGKTVEVGRAHFETETTRFTILDAPGHKSYVPNMISGASQADIGVLVISARKGEFETGYERGGQTREHVQLAKTLGVSKLVVVVNKMDDPTVNWSKERYDEIEQKMVPFLKSSGYNTKKDVIFLPISGLMGINIDKSMDRNVCPWFSGPSFFEVLNAIEVPPRDPNGPFRMPIIDKFKDMGTVVMGKVESGSIREGDSLIVMPNKEPVKVVAIYCDEDKVKRAGPGENLRVRITGIEDEDILAGFVLSSTVKPVPAVTEFVAQLQILELLDNAIFTAGYKAILHIHAVVEECEIIELISQIDMKTRKPMKKKILFVKNGAAVVCRIQVSNSICVEKFSDFPQLGRFTLRTEGKDCLDYQIQWKTIAVGIVTALSGASSSA comes from the exons ATGG ATATTGAGGATGATATCCGCGCTTTACAGCTTGATTCCGCAG AAGAAAACAATGGAGCTGGAGTTGTCATTCCGGCAGATCAGAACACAGATGGAGCTGAAATATTGGATAAAATGGAAGAAG ACCTTAAAGATGAGATTCGAGAATCGGCACCAGTCCCTGATGTGCAACAAG CATCAGAGGATCATGATCAGGAAGTTCTCCATCCAGTGCACAACCCAGCGAAAG CTAAGGAGAAGGCAGCCCAAGAGAAGGCCGCCAAAGAGGAAGCTGAAGAGGAGGCAGAGGCAAACAAGAAGAGACACTTGAATGTGGTGTTCATTGGACATGTTG ATGCTGGAAAGTCTACAATTGGAGGACAAATCCTCTTCCTTAGCGGCCAGGTTGACGACCGACAaatccaaaagtatgaaaaggaagcaaaagaaaaaagtagaGAAAGCTG GTATATGGCATATATAATGGATACAAATGAAGAAGAGAGGGCCAAG GGTAAAACTGTTGAAGTTGGAAGGGCTCATTTTGAAACTGAGACCACTAGATTTACAATTCTGGATGCTCCG GGTCATAAGAGTTATGTACCAAATATGATTAGTGGAGCATCTCAGGCGGACATTGGTGTGCTG GTGATATCGGCTCGTAAAGGTGAATTTGAAACAGGATATGAGAGGGGTGGGCAGACACGTGAACATGTTCAACTCGCAAAAACACTGGGCGTGTCAAAGCTGGTGGTTGTTGTCAACAAGATGGATGACCCAACTGTTAACTGGTCGAAAGAGAG GTACGATGAAATAGAACAGAAAATGGTGCCATTTCTTAAATCTTCTGGCTACAACACAAAGAAAG atgttaTCTTCCTGCCTATATCTGGTCTAATGGGGATTAATATAGACAAGAGTATGGATCGAAACGTTTGTCCTTGGTTCAGTGGCCCTAGCTTTTTTGAAGTCCTCAATGCTATTGAAGTTCCGCCACGGGATCCTAATGGTCCATTCAG GATGCCCATTATTGATAAATTCAAAGACATGGGAACTGTTGTTATGGGAAAAGTAGAATCTGGCAGCATTCGAGAGGGTGATTCCTTGATTGTTATGCCAAACAAG GAACCCGTGAAAGTTGTTGCTATATATTGCGATGAAGATAAAGTTAAGCGTGCTGGACCGGGTGAGAATTTGAGAGTCCGTATAACTGGCATTGAAGACGAGGATATCCTTGCAGGTTTTGTTTTATCAAGCACGG TAAAGCCTGTACCTGCCGTTACTGAGTTCGTTGCCCAATTACAAATCCTTGAGCTACTTGACAAT GCGATTTTTACAGCTGGTTACAAGGCTATTCTCCACATTCATGCGGTTGTTGAGGAATGCGAGATAATTGAATTGATAAGCCAAATTGATATGAAGACCAGGAAAcccatgaaaaagaaaattctgTTTGTGAAGAATGGTGCTGCTGTTGTCTGCCGTATACAG GTTAGCAATTCAATCTGTGTGGAAAAATTCTCAGATTTCCCGCAACTTGGAAGATTCACTCTACGAACTGAAGGTAAAGATTGTCTAGACTATCAAATTCAAT GGAAAACAATTGCTGTTGGAATAGTGACTGCGCTCTCAGGTGCTTCCTCAAGCGCTTGA
- the LOC108852090 gene encoding uncharacterized protein LOC108852090 isoform X1, whose product MDIEDDIRALQLDSAEENNGAGVVIPADQNTDGAEILDKMEEDLKDEIRESAPVPDVQQASEDHDQEVLHPVHNPAKVNLTKEKAAQEKAAKEEAEEEAEANKKRHLNVVFIGHVDAGKSTIGGQILFLSGQVDDRQIQKYEKEAKEKSRESWYMAYIMDTNEEERAKGKTVEVGRAHFETETTRFTILDAPGHKSYVPNMISGASQADIGVLVISARKGEFETGYERGGQTREHVQLAKTLGVSKLVVVVNKMDDPTVNWSKERYDEIEQKMVPFLKSSGYNTKKDVIFLPISGLMGINIDKSMDRNVCPWFSGPSFFEVLNAIEVPPRDPNGPFRMPIIDKFKDMGTVVMGKVESGSIREGDSLIVMPNKEPVKVVAIYCDEDKVKRAGPGENLRVRITGIEDEDILAGFVLSSTVKPVPAVTEFVAQLQILELLDNAIFTAGYKAILHIHAVVEECEIIELISQIDMKTRKPMKKKILFVKNGAAVVCRIQVSNSICVEKFSDFPQLGRFTLRTEGKDCLDYQIQWKTIAVGIVTALSGASSSA is encoded by the exons ATGG ATATTGAGGATGATATCCGCGCTTTACAGCTTGATTCCGCAG AAGAAAACAATGGAGCTGGAGTTGTCATTCCGGCAGATCAGAACACAGATGGAGCTGAAATATTGGATAAAATGGAAGAAG ACCTTAAAGATGAGATTCGAGAATCGGCACCAGTCCCTGATGTGCAACAAG CATCAGAGGATCATGATCAGGAAGTTCTCCATCCAGTGCACAACCCAGCGAAAG TTAATTTAACTAAGGAGAAGGCAGCCCAAGAGAAGGCCGCCAAAGAGGAAGCTGAAGAGGAGGCAGAGGCAAACAAGAAGAGACACTTGAATGTGGTGTTCATTGGACATGTTG ATGCTGGAAAGTCTACAATTGGAGGACAAATCCTCTTCCTTAGCGGCCAGGTTGACGACCGACAaatccaaaagtatgaaaaggaagcaaaagaaaaaagtagaGAAAGCTG GTATATGGCATATATAATGGATACAAATGAAGAAGAGAGGGCCAAG GGTAAAACTGTTGAAGTTGGAAGGGCTCATTTTGAAACTGAGACCACTAGATTTACAATTCTGGATGCTCCG GGTCATAAGAGTTATGTACCAAATATGATTAGTGGAGCATCTCAGGCGGACATTGGTGTGCTG GTGATATCGGCTCGTAAAGGTGAATTTGAAACAGGATATGAGAGGGGTGGGCAGACACGTGAACATGTTCAACTCGCAAAAACACTGGGCGTGTCAAAGCTGGTGGTTGTTGTCAACAAGATGGATGACCCAACTGTTAACTGGTCGAAAGAGAG GTACGATGAAATAGAACAGAAAATGGTGCCATTTCTTAAATCTTCTGGCTACAACACAAAGAAAG atgttaTCTTCCTGCCTATATCTGGTCTAATGGGGATTAATATAGACAAGAGTATGGATCGAAACGTTTGTCCTTGGTTCAGTGGCCCTAGCTTTTTTGAAGTCCTCAATGCTATTGAAGTTCCGCCACGGGATCCTAATGGTCCATTCAG GATGCCCATTATTGATAAATTCAAAGACATGGGAACTGTTGTTATGGGAAAAGTAGAATCTGGCAGCATTCGAGAGGGTGATTCCTTGATTGTTATGCCAAACAAG GAACCCGTGAAAGTTGTTGCTATATATTGCGATGAAGATAAAGTTAAGCGTGCTGGACCGGGTGAGAATTTGAGAGTCCGTATAACTGGCATTGAAGACGAGGATATCCTTGCAGGTTTTGTTTTATCAAGCACGG TAAAGCCTGTACCTGCCGTTACTGAGTTCGTTGCCCAATTACAAATCCTTGAGCTACTTGACAAT GCGATTTTTACAGCTGGTTACAAGGCTATTCTCCACATTCATGCGGTTGTTGAGGAATGCGAGATAATTGAATTGATAAGCCAAATTGATATGAAGACCAGGAAAcccatgaaaaagaaaattctgTTTGTGAAGAATGGTGCTGCTGTTGTCTGCCGTATACAG GTTAGCAATTCAATCTGTGTGGAAAAATTCTCAGATTTCCCGCAACTTGGAAGATTCACTCTACGAACTGAAGGTAAAGATTGTCTAGACTATCAAATTCAAT GGAAAACAATTGCTGTTGGAATAGTGACTGCGCTCTCAGGTGCTTCCTCAAGCGCTTGA
- the LOC108852090 gene encoding uncharacterized protein LOC108852090 isoform X3, with protein MDIEDDIRALQLDSAEENNGAGVVIPADQNTDGAEILDKMEEDLKDEIRESAPVPDVQQASEDHDQEVLHPVHNPAKVNLTKEKAAQEKAAKEEAEEEAEANKKRHLNVVFIGHVDAGKSTIGGQILFLSGQVDDRQIQKYEKEAKEKSRESWYMAYIMDTNEEERAKGKTVEVGRAHFETETTRFTILDAPGHKSYVPNMISGASQADIGVLVISARKGEFETGYERGGQTREHVQLAKTLGVSKLVVVVNKMDDPTVNWSKERYDEIEQKMVPFLKSSGYNTKKDVIFLPISGLMGINIDKSMDRNVCPWFSGPSFFEVLNAIEVPPRDPNGPFRMPIIDKFKDMGTVVMGKVESGSIREGDSLIVMPNKEPVKVVAIYCDEDKVKRAGPGENLRVRITGIEDEDILAGFVLSSTVKPVPAVTEFVAQLQILELLDNAIFTAGYKAILHIHAVVEECEIIELISQIDMKTRKPMKKKILFVKNGAAVVCRIQVSNSICVEKFSDFPQLGRFTLRTEGKTIAVGIVTALSGASSSA; from the exons ATGG ATATTGAGGATGATATCCGCGCTTTACAGCTTGATTCCGCAG AAGAAAACAATGGAGCTGGAGTTGTCATTCCGGCAGATCAGAACACAGATGGAGCTGAAATATTGGATAAAATGGAAGAAG ACCTTAAAGATGAGATTCGAGAATCGGCACCAGTCCCTGATGTGCAACAAG CATCAGAGGATCATGATCAGGAAGTTCTCCATCCAGTGCACAACCCAGCGAAAG TTAATTTAACTAAGGAGAAGGCAGCCCAAGAGAAGGCCGCCAAAGAGGAAGCTGAAGAGGAGGCAGAGGCAAACAAGAAGAGACACTTGAATGTGGTGTTCATTGGACATGTTG ATGCTGGAAAGTCTACAATTGGAGGACAAATCCTCTTCCTTAGCGGCCAGGTTGACGACCGACAaatccaaaagtatgaaaaggaagcaaaagaaaaaagtagaGAAAGCTG GTATATGGCATATATAATGGATACAAATGAAGAAGAGAGGGCCAAG GGTAAAACTGTTGAAGTTGGAAGGGCTCATTTTGAAACTGAGACCACTAGATTTACAATTCTGGATGCTCCG GGTCATAAGAGTTATGTACCAAATATGATTAGTGGAGCATCTCAGGCGGACATTGGTGTGCTG GTGATATCGGCTCGTAAAGGTGAATTTGAAACAGGATATGAGAGGGGTGGGCAGACACGTGAACATGTTCAACTCGCAAAAACACTGGGCGTGTCAAAGCTGGTGGTTGTTGTCAACAAGATGGATGACCCAACTGTTAACTGGTCGAAAGAGAG GTACGATGAAATAGAACAGAAAATGGTGCCATTTCTTAAATCTTCTGGCTACAACACAAAGAAAG atgttaTCTTCCTGCCTATATCTGGTCTAATGGGGATTAATATAGACAAGAGTATGGATCGAAACGTTTGTCCTTGGTTCAGTGGCCCTAGCTTTTTTGAAGTCCTCAATGCTATTGAAGTTCCGCCACGGGATCCTAATGGTCCATTCAG GATGCCCATTATTGATAAATTCAAAGACATGGGAACTGTTGTTATGGGAAAAGTAGAATCTGGCAGCATTCGAGAGGGTGATTCCTTGATTGTTATGCCAAACAAG GAACCCGTGAAAGTTGTTGCTATATATTGCGATGAAGATAAAGTTAAGCGTGCTGGACCGGGTGAGAATTTGAGAGTCCGTATAACTGGCATTGAAGACGAGGATATCCTTGCAGGTTTTGTTTTATCAAGCACGG TAAAGCCTGTACCTGCCGTTACTGAGTTCGTTGCCCAATTACAAATCCTTGAGCTACTTGACAAT GCGATTTTTACAGCTGGTTACAAGGCTATTCTCCACATTCATGCGGTTGTTGAGGAATGCGAGATAATTGAATTGATAAGCCAAATTGATATGAAGACCAGGAAAcccatgaaaaagaaaattctgTTTGTGAAGAATGGTGCTGCTGTTGTCTGCCGTATACAG GTTAGCAATTCAATCTGTGTGGAAAAATTCTCAGATTTCCCGCAACTTGGAAGATTCACTCTACGAACTGAAG GGAAAACAATTGCTGTTGGAATAGTGACTGCGCTCTCAGGTGCTTCCTCAAGCGCTTGA